From the genome of Caldivirga sp., one region includes:
- a CDS encoding DUF1641 domain-containing protein, with protein sequence MNDLKAQVGELAMVNETSEDKLASLLSIENLDSITKLVSIARRLNELGLLDLVNDLLNDEEFLKELFNQLLTTDNVILLANAENLIRLLVRLSDRRTVENTVKLMELINAMGNSGLVDSLGAFLGSEDNVKAINDIILNPALRNLLKSLSESLNLIQGIRLNEAIESAVEAAKSSESASTIGLIRKLMTDANVKRGLLFMVGLLEGIGKQLNQQG encoded by the coding sequence AAACCAGTGAAGATAAGTTAGCAAGCCTACTCAGCATTGAGAACCTGGACTCAATCACTAAGTTAGTTTCAATAGCCAGGAGGCTTAATGAATTAGGTTTACTTGACCTAGTAAACGACCTGCTTAATGATGAGGAGTTCCTTAAGGAACTATTCAACCAATTACTAACCACAGACAACGTTATACTACTGGCTAATGCGGAGAATCTCATTAGGCTACTGGTTAGGTTAAGTGACAGGAGGACTGTTGAGAACACTGTTAAGTTGATGGAGTTAATCAACGCAATGGGTAATAGTGGACTAGTAGATTCCCTGGGCGCATTCCTAGGTAGTGAAGATAACGTTAAGGCTATTAACGACATTATCCTAAACCCAGCGTTACGGAACCTACTTAAGTCACTGAGCGAATCACTGAACCTAATACAGGGCATTAGGCTTAATGAGGCCATTGAATCCGCAGTGGAGGCTGCCAAGTCCAGTGAATCAGCGTCAACAATTGGCTTGATTAGGAAGCTTATGACTGATGCGAATGTTAAGAGGGGTTTACTCTTCATGGTTGGGTTACTTGAGGGAATTGGGAAGCAGCTTAATCAGCAGGGTTAA